The following proteins come from a genomic window of Aequorivita marisscotiae:
- a CDS encoding toll/interleukin-1 receptor domain-containing protein → MSGKRIFISYSRRDIDYVKSLVEALRSQGFEVWFDKNIMTGNDWDDTIEEEIKKADALVLILSKTSVSSDPVKDEMSYALSLGKSLNPIKIEECDVPMRLARKQFIDFEALGHELGFERLVKDLTLQLTDKPKEKVTVQKGTFKPPVKQQQRPQNYTARRPKSNNNSLIIGGIIIGGGAVVILIVFLIVVSLQSDYSEDYDTYDNTDSFVDYNVPQQTGTIEDQDWNTTLNSNNLDGYLAFLYTYGRTSKYYDQAYEIINQMLPKSATVWYGVQGGNYNFTKYLFYDGDNSTPPQYDDIITPIYKSELYEGENFVRNGNYVQPGQRLLVYDTWVDANYNIWARIRYN, encoded by the coding sequence ATGAGTGGAAAAAGAATTTTTATCAGTTATTCCAGGCGAGATATAGATTATGTAAAATCGTTAGTAGAAGCGTTGCGCTCGCAAGGCTTTGAAGTTTGGTTTGACAAAAATATTATGACGGGCAACGATTGGGACGATACCATAGAAGAAGAAATAAAAAAGGCAGATGCGCTGGTGCTAATTCTGTCTAAAACTTCGGTATCTTCAGATCCTGTAAAAGATGAAATGTCCTACGCATTAAGCTTAGGAAAGAGTTTAAACCCTATAAAAATAGAGGAGTGCGACGTTCCCATGCGCTTGGCACGAAAACAATTTATAGACTTTGAAGCACTTGGTCACGAATTGGGTTTTGAGAGATTGGTAAAAGATTTAACCCTTCAACTAACCGATAAGCCAAAAGAGAAAGTAACCGTACAAAAAGGTACATTTAAACCCCCGGTGAAACAGCAACAACGCCCCCAAAATTATACGGCAAGACGGCCAAAATCTAACAATAATTCATTGATTATTGGTGGGATAATAATTGGTGGAGGCGCAGTGGTTATTTTGATAGTTTTTCTTATAGTAGTTTCGTTACAGTCAGATTATTCAGAAGATTACGACACATACGACAACACAGACTCTTTTGTAGATTACAATGTTCCCCAACAAACGGGAACAATAGAAGATCAAGATTGGAATACTACTTTAAACAGCAATAACTTAGACGGGTATTTAGCCTTTTTATATACCTATGGAAGGACTAGTAAATATTACGATCAAGCTTATGAAATAATTAACCAAATGTTGCCAAAATCGGCTACGGTCTGGTACGGCGTACAAGGAGGTAATTACAACTTTACGAAATATTTATTCTATGATGGCGACAATTCTACACCGCCACAATACGACGATATAATTACCCCAATCTATAAAAGCGAACTCTATGAGGGCGAAAACTTTGTACGCAATGGAAATTATGTGCAACCGGGCCAGCGATTATTGGTTTACGACACTTGGGTAGATGCCAATTACAATATTTGGGCAAGGATTCGGTATAATTAG
- a CDS encoding type II toxin-antitoxin system RelE/ParE family toxin: MGVYKLSSKAEFDLEIMYEFGISKFGLIQAQKYFFEMQETFKLLGRNVNLGRDASEFIDNLKRFSFKSHTIFYFKSLDEIFIIRVLSQQMDYEQNLQLE; encoded by the coding sequence ATGGGCGTTTATAAACTTTCGAGTAAAGCTGAGTTTGATTTAGAAATTATGTATGAATTTGGGATAAGTAAATTTGGACTTATTCAAGCTCAGAAGTATTTTTTCGAGATGCAAGAAACTTTTAAACTTCTAGGCCGAAATGTAAATTTAGGTCGAGATGCTTCTGAATTTATAGATAATTTAAAAAGATTCAGTTTTAAATCACATACCATTTTTTATTTCAAGTCGTTAGACGAAATTTTTATAATTAGGGTATTGAGTCAGCAAATGGATTATGAGCAAAATCTGCAATTAGAATAA
- a CDS encoding type II toxin-antitoxin system ParD family antitoxin translates to MATIRKTITLTQQQDEWIKAQIQAGEFTNDSEYIRNLVRQDQAKSVDFLALKSKLIEGLDSGVGNKTLPEIMKDVETRMKKDGRL, encoded by the coding sequence ATGGCAACAATTCGGAAAACAATTACACTTACTCAACAACAGGATGAATGGATTAAAGCTCAAATCCAAGCGGGAGAATTTACTAATGATAGCGAATACATACGCAATCTAGTAAGGCAAGATCAAGCTAAAAGTGTTGACTTCCTTGCGTTAAAGTCTAAACTTATTGAAGGTTTGGATAGTGGTGTGGGTAACAAAACGCTTCCAGAAATAATGAAGGATGTTGAAACTCGTATGAAAAAGGATGGGCGTTTATAA